The following coding sequences are from one Panicum hallii strain FIL2 chromosome 5, PHallii_v3.1, whole genome shotgun sequence window:
- the LOC112895403 gene encoding uncharacterized protein LOC112895403 — protein MVHHHRASLLVPQQRKVEVAAEDTEGGGGGGRMNELRGRLADYACHHRKHGHDALLRMLAGFALVSCLLLLLPGSPISAAMDELLQLGRRMRRDQEAALLCADDVDNGTVCCDRSSHRADVCVMRGDVRTQAASNSLFLLLPPNASRAAADERIRPYTRKWESSIMSTIDELHLRSAPEGDAAAPAHCDVRHEVPAVVFSTGGYTGNVYHEFNDGIIPLYITARHYNKKVVFVMLEYHDWWMTKYGHIVEQLSDYPPVDFANDRRTHCFPEAVVGLRIHDELAIDAARMPANQTIQDFRQMLDDAHRGRIQTIIEEEEEKEAAAAAAAGAARKQQHRGSQRIRRTRTPEDDDSPRLVIVSRNGSRAIENEAELVRAAAGVGFRVSVLQPRQDTELAKMYRAMNVSDVMVGVHGAAMTHFLFMRPGSVFIQVVPLGTDWAAETYYGEPARRLGLRYMPYKILPSESSLCGQYAKDDPVLIDPDTVNAKGWEVTKQVYLDGQNVRLDIARFRRHLHQARGHWATQRQGHHRAD, from the coding sequence ATGGTCCACCACCATCGGGCGAGCCTGCTGGTGCCCCAGCAGCGCAAGGTCGAGGTGGCGGCAGAGGAcacggagggcggcggcggcggcggcaggatgAATGAGCTCCGGGGCCGCCTGGCGGACTACGCCTGCCACCACCGGAAGCACGGCCACGACGCGCTGCTCCGCATGCTCGCGGGCTTCGCGCTCGTCTCCTGCCTCCTGCTGCTACTCCCGGGCAGCCCCATCTCCGCCGCCATGGACGAGCTGCTGCAGCTCGGGAGGAGGATGCGGCGCGACCAGGAGGCGGCGCTACTGTGCGCTGACGATGTCGACAACGGCACCGTCTGTTGCGACCGCTCTTCGCACCGCGCCGACGTCTGCGTCATGCGCGGGGACGTCCGCACCCAGGCCGCCTCCAATTCACTCTTCCTGCTCCTGCCGCCAAACGcgtcccgggccgccgccgacgAGCGCATCCGGCCATACACGCGCAAGTGGGAGTCCAGCATCATGAGCACCATCGACGAGCTCCACCTCCGCTCCGCGCCCGAGGGGGACGCCGCCGCGCCAGCCCACTGCGACGTCCGCCACGAAGTCCCCGCCGTCGTCTTCTCCACTGGCGGCTACACCGGCAACGTGTACCACGAGTTCAACGACGGGATCATCCCGCTCTACATCACTGCGCGCCACTACAACAAGAAGGTGGTCTTCGTCATGCTCGAGTATCACGACTGGTGGATGACAAAGTACGGCCACATCGTGGAGCAGCTCTCCGACTACCCTCCCGTCGATTTCGCCAACGACCGCCGCACGCACTGCTTCCCGGAGGCCGTCGTTGGTCTGCGCATCCACGACGAGCTCGCCATCGACGCCGCGCGGATGCCAGCCAACCAGACAATCCAGGATTTCCGCCAGATGCTCGACGACGCTCACCGTGGCCGGATCCAGACAATcattgaggaggaggaggagaaggaagccgccgccgctgctgcggcgggggcggcgaggAAGCAGCAACACCGCGGCAGCCAGAGGATCCGACGCACCAGGACGCCCGAGGACGACGACAGCCCACGTCTCGTGATCGTCTCCCGTAACGGGTCGCGCGCGATCGAGAACGAGGCCGAGCTGGTGCGAGCTGCGGCGGGCGTCGGGTTCCGCGTCTCCGTGCTCCAGCCGCGCCAGGACACGGAGCTCGCCAAGATGTACCGCGCCATGAACGTGTCGGACGTCATGGTGGGCGTGCACGGCGCGGCCATGACGCACTTTCTATTCATGCGCCCCGGCTCCGTGTTCATCCAGGTGGTGCCACTCGGCACGGATTGGGCCGCCGAGACGTACTAcggcgagccggcgcggcggctgggCCTGCGCTATATGCCCTACAAGATCCTTCCATCCGAGAGCTCGCTATGCGGGCAGTACGCCAAGGACGACCCCGTGCTGATCGACCCGGACACCGTGAACGCCAAGGGGTGGGAGGTcacgaagcaggtttacctggACGGCCAGAACGTACGGCTGGACATAGCACGGTTCCGCCGCCACCTGCACCAGGCGCGTGGCCACTGGGCGACGCAGAGGCAGGGCCACCACCGTGCGGATTAG